A window of the Rhineura floridana isolate rRhiFlo1 chromosome 13, rRhiFlo1.hap2, whole genome shotgun sequence genome harbors these coding sequences:
- the LOC133369224 gene encoding sia-alpha-2,3-Gal-beta-1,4-GlcNAc-R:alpha 2,8-sialyltransferase-like, which translates to MVRVVSVLGLVMLSVALLILSFISYVSLKKDNIFTTPKYANTGLPRMYMFHTGFRSQFALKFLDPSFVPNTNTLNHDLQDKAPKWTFNRTAFLQQRREILQHVDVIKNFSLTKNMVRIGQLMHYDYSSHKYVFSISNSFHLLLPDVSPVQNKHYNICAVVGNSGILVGSQCGQEIDKYDFVFRCNFAPTEAFHKDVGRKTNITTFNPSILEKYYNNLLTIQDRNNFFLSLKKLDGAILWIPAFFFHTSATITRTLVDFFIEHRGQLKVQLAWPGNIMQHVNRYWKNKHLAPKRLSTGILMYTLASAICDEIHLYGFWPFGFNPNNREDLPYHYYDKKGTKFTTKWQESHQLPAEFQQLFRMHSEGLAKLTVPLCLRI; encoded by the coding sequence ATGGTCCGGGTGGTGAGTGTTCTGGGTCTAGTGATGCTCAGCGTCGCTCTGTTGATTTTGTCCTTCATCAGCTACGTGTCTCTGAAAAAAGATAATATCTTCACTACTCCCAAGTACGCCAACACGGGGCTGCCAAGAATGTACATGTTCCACACTGGATTTAGGTCCCAGTTTGCACTGAAGTTCCTTGACCCTTCATTTGTACCCAATACAAACACCTTGAACCATGACTTGCAGGATAAAGCTCCCAAATGGACATTTAACAGAACAGCATTTTTGCAGCAAAGGCgagaaattcttcagcatgttgaTGTGATAAAAAATTTTTCCTTGACAAAGAATATGGTTCGGATTGGACAGCTGATGCATTATGATTATTCTAGCCATAAATATGTCTTCTCCATCAGCAATAGCTTCCACTTGCTGCTTCCAGATGTCTCACCTGTTCAGAACAAGCACTATAATATTTGTGCTGTCGTTGGAAATAGTGGCATCCTTGTGGGCAGCCAGTGCGGGCAGGAAATAGATAAATATGATTTTGTTTTTCGGTGCAATTTTGCTCCAACTGAGGCATTCCACAAAGATGTTGGAAGGAAAACTAACATCACCACCTTCAACCCAAGCATTCTGGAGAAATACTACAACAATCTTTTGACCATTCAAGATCGCAATAACTTTTTCCTAAGCTTAAAAAAGCTTGATGGTGCCATTCTCTGGATCCCAGCCTttttcttccatacttcagcaaCCATTACAAGAACATTGGTTGACTTCTTTATTGAGCATCGAGGGCAGTTAAAAGTCCAGTTGGCTTGGCCAGGAAATATAATGCAACATGTCAACAGGTATTGGAAAAACAAACACTTGGCCCCCAAGCGACTCAGCACAGGTATCCTCATGTATACGCTCGCATCAGCAATTTGCGACGAAATCCACCTGTATGGATTCTGGCCGTTTGGATTTAATCCTAACAACCGAGAAGACCTTCCGTACCATTACTATGATAAAAAAGGAACAAAGTTTACCACCAAGTGGCAAGAGTCTCATCAGCTACCTGCCGAATTCCAGCAACTCTTTCGAATGCACAGCGAAGGTCTAGCAAAGCTGACTGTCCCATTGTGCCTAAGGATTTAA